A region of Homo sapiens chromosome X, GRCh38.p14 Primary Assembly DNA encodes the following proteins:
- the USP26 gene encoding ubiquitin carboxyl-terminal hydrolase 26, whose translation MAALFLRGFVQIGNCKTGISKSKEAFIEAVERKKKDRLVLYFKSGKYSTFRLSDNIQNVVLKSYRGNQNHLHLTLQNNNGLFIEGLSSTDAEQLKIFLDRVHQNEVQPPVRPGKGGSVFSSTTQKEINKTSFHKVDEKSSSKSFEIAKGSGTGVLQRMPLLTSKLTLTCGELSENQHKKRKRMLSSSSEMNEEFLKENNSVEYKKSKADCSRCVSYNREKQLKLKELEENKKLECESSCIMNATGNPYLDDIGLLQALTEKMVLVFLLQQGYSDGYTKWDKLKLFFELFPEKICHGLPNLGNTCYMNAVLQSLLSIPSFADDLLNQSFPWGKIPLNALTMCLARLLFFKDTYNIEIKEMLLLNLKKAISAAAEIFHGNAQNDAHEFLAHCLDQLKDNMEKLNTIWKPKSEFGEDNFPKQVFADDPDTSGFSCPVITNFELELLHSIACKACGQVILKTELNNYLSINLPQRIKAHPSSIQSTFDLFFGAEELEYKCAKCEHKTSVGVHSFSRLPRILIVHLKRYSLNEFCALKKNDQEVIISKYLKVSSHCNEGTRPPLPLSEDGEITDFQLLKVIRKMTSGNISVSWPATKESKDILAPHIGSDKESEQKKGQTVFKGASRRQQQKYLGKNSKPNELESVYSGDRAFIEKEPLAHLMTYLEDTSLCQFHKAGGKPASSPGTPLSKVDFQTVPENPKRKKYVKTSKFVAFDRIINPTKDLYEDKNIRIPERFQKVSEQTQQCDGMRICEQAPQQALPQSFPKPGTQGHTKNLLRPTKLNLQKSNRNSLLALGSNKNPRNKDILDKIKSKAKETKRNDDKGDHTYRLISVVSHLGKTLKSGHYICDAYDFEKQIWFTYDDMRVLGIQEAQMQEDRRCTGYIFFYMHNEIFEEMLKREENAQLNSKEVEETLQKE comes from the coding sequence aTGGCTGCCCTATTCCTACGTGGTTTTGTCCAAATAGGGAACTGCAAGACTGGGATATCTAAGTCAAAAGAAGCATTCATTGAAGcagtggaaagaaagaagaaagatagaCTGGTGCTGTATTTCAAAAGTGGAAAATATAGCACTTTTCGGCTAAgtgataatattcaaaatgtagtCCTTAAATCCTATAGAGGAAACCAAAATCACCTGCATTtaactttacaaaataataatggctTGTTTATTGAAGGATTATCCTCCACAGATGCTGAACAATTGAAGATATTCTTGGACAGAGTTCATCAAAACGAGGTTCAGCCACCTGTGAGACCTGGTAAGGGTGGGAGTGTCTTTTCTAGCACAACACAGAAGGAAATCAACAAAACTTCATTCCACAAAGTTGATGAGAAATCAAGTAGCAAATCTTTTGAGATAGCAAAAGGAAGTGGGACAGGTGTCCTTCAGAGGATGCCTTTGCTTACATCAAAATTGACACTTACTTGCGGAGAGTTATCAGAAAATCAGcacaagaagaggaaaagaatgcTCTCATCTAGCTCAGAGATGAATGAGGAattcttgaaagaaaataattctgtagAATACAAGAAATCCAAGGCAGATTGTTCGAGGTGTGTAAGCTATAATCGAGAGAAACAATTGAAGTTAAAAGAGTTAGAAGAGAATAAGAAATTGGAATGTGAATCTTCATGCATCATGAACGCCACTGGAAATCCTTACCTAGATGACATTGGTCTTCTCCAAGCTCTCACTGAGAAAATGGTTTTGGTATTTCTGTTACAACAAGGGTATAGTGACGGTTACACAAAGTGGgataaattaaaactattttttgaattatttccagAGAAAATATGCCACGGCCTCCCCAATTTGGGAAACACCTGTTATATGAATGCAGTGTTACAGTCTCTACTTTCAATCCCATCGTTTGCTGATGATTTACTTAATCAGAGTTTCCCATGGGGTAAAATTCCCCTTAATGCTCTTACCATGTGCTTGGCAcggctacttttttttaaagatacctaTAATATAGAAATCAAGGAGATGTTACTCTTGAATCTTAAAAAGGCCATTTCAGCAGCTGCAGAGATATTCCATGGCAATGCACAGAACGATGCTCATGAGTTTTTAGCTCACTGTTTAGATCAACTGAAAGATAACATGGAAAAACTCAACACAATTTGGAAGCCTAAAAGTGAATTTGGGGAAGATAATTTTCCTAAACAGGTTTTTGCTGATGATCCTGACACCAGTGGGTTTTCTTGCCCTGTCATTACTAATTTTGAGTTAGAGTTGTTGCACTCCATTGCTTGTAAAGCTTGTGGTCAGGTTATTCTCAAGACAGAACTGAATAATTACCTCTCCATCAACCTTCCCCAAAGAATAAAAGCACATCCTTCATCTATTCAGTctacttttgatcttttttttggAGCAGAAGAGCTTGAGTATAAATGTGCAAAATGTGAGCACAAGACTTCCGTTGGAGTGCACTCATTCAGTAGGCTACCTAGAATCCTTATTGTTCACCTCAAACGCTATAGCTTGAATGAGTTTTGTGCATTAAAGAAGAATGACCAGGAAGTcatcatttccaaatatttaaaggtGTCTTCTCATTGCAATGAAGGCACCAGACCACCTCTTCCCTTGAGTGAGGATGGAGAAATTACAGATTTCCAATTATTAAAAGTTATTCGAAAGATGACTTCTGGAAACATCAGTGTATCATGGCCTGCAACAAAGGAATCCAAAGATATCCTGGCTCCACACATTGGATCAGATAAGGAGTCTGaacaaaaaaaaggccagacaGTCTTTAAAGGGGCAAGCAGAAGACAGCAGCAAAAGTACCTTGGAAAAAATTCTAAACCAAATGAGCTAGAATCTGTATACTCAGGAGATCGAGCATTCATTGAAAAAGAACCGTTAGCTCACTTAATGACGTATCTGGAAGATACCTCACTTTGTCAGTTCCACAAAGCTGGAGGTAAACCTGCCAGCAGCCCAGGCACACCTCTCTCAAAAGTTGACTTTCAAACAGTGCCCGAAAATCCAAAACGAAAGAAATATGTGAAAACCAGTAAGTTTGTAGCTTTTGATAGGATTATCAATCCTACTAAAGATTtgtatgaagataaaaatatcagAATTCCAGAAAGATTCCAAAAAGTGTCTGAACAGACTCAGCAGTGTGACGGTATGAGAATCTGTGAACAAGCCCCTCAGCAGGCActgcctcaaagctttccaaagcCAGGCACCCAGGGGCACACAAAGAACCTCCTAAGACCTACAAAATTAAATCTACAGAAGTCTAACAGGAATTCCCTACTTGCACTGGGTTCCAATAAGAATCcaagaaacaaagacattttaGATAAGATAAAATCTAAAgccaaggaaacaaaaagaaatgatgatAAGGGAGATCATACCTACCGGCTCATTAGTGTTGTCAGCCATCTTGGGAAGACTCTAAAGTCAGGCCATTATATCTGTGATGCCTATGACTTTGAGAAACAGATCTGGTTCACTTACGATGATATGCGGGTGTTAGGTATCCAGGAGGCCCAGATGCAGGAGGATAGGCGTTGCACTGGGTACATCTTCTTTTACATGCATAATGAGATCTTTGAAGAGATgttgaaaagagaagagaatgccCAGCTTAATAGCAAGGAGGTAGAGGAGACCCTTCAGAAGGAATAA